A stretch of the candidate division TA06 bacterium genome encodes the following:
- a CDS encoding cyclic nucleotide-binding domain-containing protein: protein MAPTDVLKKVCLFKYLSFTELEALQDRLEKRAAPKGEKIFNEGSQGNEMYLITKGEVEISISRNESKLVLAELQESSFFGEMSIITDKPRTATAVALVDSDIYVLTKEEFQRLLVKEPLLSARILLAIAEILCDRIQSTNENLETYFLINRAIVDNEQFRRLYIQSHLKA, encoded by the coding sequence ATGGCTCCGACCGATGTTTTGAAGAAGGTGTGTCTTTTCAAGTATCTATCGTTCACCGAGCTGGAGGCCCTGCAGGACCGGCTGGAAAAAAGGGCGGCGCCCAAGGGCGAAAAGATATTCAACGAGGGCAGCCAGGGCAACGAGATGTATTTGATCACCAAAGGCGAGGTGGAGATCTCCATCTCCCGCAACGAGTCCAAGCTGGTTTTGGCCGAACTGCAGGAAAGCTCGTTCTTCGGCGAGATGTCCATTATCACCGACAAGCCCCGCACCGCCACCGCCGTGGCCCTGGTGGATTCCGACATTTATGTTTTGACCAAGGAGGAATTTCAGCGGCTGCTGGTGAAGGAGCCCCTACTTTCGGCCCGGATACTGCTGGCCATCGCCGAGATTCTGTGCGACCGCATCCAGTCCACCAACGAGAACCTGGAAACCTATTTCCTGATCAACCGGGCTATTGTGGACAACGAGCAGTTCCGCCGGCTGTATATCCAAAGCCATTTAAAGGCCTGA
- a CDS encoding OmpA family protein — protein sequence MKRIFAVFATLALMAGMAMAQPSMYGSYGLVRTISPENAGAMNFGIGVHGFLSMKEVETTTSWRNIELYPKGYFAVSDMLEFSLSPAYRMFQTTISDSSVSDNGSLDTRIGLKASFKLGESFDLGTYLGYDYRYSKKFSGKYAWVDNAWKLKSTDTLYSPIGTFHFLLIPGFQADKFKAHLNVGVAYDLDKVHGTGADSLTAVAVYPQKTIPFGLGLSYDAGMMTPFLEVTGSHVMDDTKYGKITGYDTLTSTPIYGETVTRGLMNNPLWVTAGARFAFGDVKLDVGGEYNLQTKDSTLPDLDRELDWQVFLGLAYAPTKAAGPKVPPTALLTGKVTDAKGKGLAATVTAGGLTANTDPATGDYTLAGLPITKAPIEIKTDAKLYIAKSGSVILTKKNKKTPAVQDFALELKPIPMGAAKGLVKDAVTLAPVEASIAFAGPKAETAKVVAGAYNVNLQVGNYAATVTAVGYFDKTATIAIAEKGAALNDFTMLKKGAVLPVEVVWTAANKAMIKTVNVEALVKMLQDNPKAKVVITAYVDRVGGKKMNQKLATARADAIRAELVKAAIDVARITTVGQLPVVASKTNALRAANTKVEVSFVE from the coding sequence ATGAAGCGAATCTTCGCAGTCTTCGCAACGTTAGCCTTGATGGCCGGAATGGCCATGGCCCAGCCGTCAATGTACGGCAGCTACGGGCTGGTCCGTACTATTTCCCCGGAAAATGCCGGCGCCATGAATTTCGGCATCGGCGTCCACGGTTTCTTGTCCATGAAGGAAGTGGAGACCACTACATCCTGGAGGAACATTGAACTGTATCCCAAGGGATACTTTGCCGTCAGCGATATGCTGGAGTTCTCGCTATCCCCGGCTTACCGGATGTTTCAGACAACCATCAGCGACAGCTCGGTGTCGGATAACGGCTCGCTGGACACCCGGATCGGCCTGAAGGCCTCGTTCAAGCTGGGCGAAAGCTTTGACCTGGGAACTTATTTGGGCTATGATTACAGGTATAGCAAAAAATTCAGCGGAAAATATGCCTGGGTCGATAATGCCTGGAAGTTAAAATCTACGGATACTTTATATTCTCCCATTGGCACGTTTCATTTCCTTTTGATCCCCGGGTTCCAGGCCGACAAGTTCAAGGCTCATCTTAACGTCGGCGTGGCCTATGATTTGGATAAAGTACATGGCACAGGAGCTGATTCATTAACTGCCGTGGCAGTTTATCCCCAAAAGACCATTCCGTTCGGCTTGGGCCTGTCCTACGATGCCGGCATGATGACACCCTTCCTGGAAGTTACCGGCAGCCATGTGATGGATGACACCAAATACGGTAAAATAACCGGGTACGATACCCTGACCTCTACGCCGATCTACGGCGAGACCGTAACCCGCGGCCTGATGAACAACCCCCTGTGGGTGACCGCCGGTGCCCGCTTCGCCTTCGGCGATGTCAAGCTGGACGTCGGCGGCGAGTATAATTTGCAGACCAAGGACTCCACTTTGCCGGATTTGGACCGCGAGCTTGACTGGCAGGTATTCCTGGGCCTGGCCTATGCCCCGACCAAGGCCGCCGGTCCCAAGGTTCCCCCGACCGCCCTCCTTACCGGCAAGGTCACCGATGCCAAGGGCAAGGGCCTGGCTGCCACAGTTACCGCCGGCGGCTTAACCGCCAACACCGACCCGGCCACCGGCGACTACACTCTGGCCGGCCTGCCGATCACCAAGGCCCCGATAGAGATCAAGACCGACGCCAAGCTGTACATTGCCAAGAGCGGCTCGGTGATCCTGACCAAGAAGAACAAGAAGACCCCGGCCGTCCAGGATTTCGCCTTAGAGCTTAAGCCCATCCCGATGGGCGCCGCCAAGGGCCTGGTCAAGGACGCCGTCACCCTCGCCCCGGTTGAGGCCAGCATAGCCTTTGCCGGACCCAAGGCCGAGACCGCCAAGGTCGTAGCCGGAGCCTACAATGTCAACCTGCAGGTCGGCAACTATGCCGCCACCGTCACTGCGGTCGGCTATTTTGACAAAACGGCCACCATCGCCATCGCCGAGAAAGGCGCCGCCCTGAATGACTTCACCATGCTGAAGAAGGGCGCCGTGCTTCCGGTGGAGGTCGTCTGGACCGCTGCCAACAAGGCCATGATCAAGACCGTCAACGTCGAAGCCCTGGTTAAGATGCTTCAGGACAATCCCAAAGCCAAGGTTGTCATCACCGCCTATGTTGACAGGGTCGGCGGCAAGAAGATGAACCAGAAGCTGGCCACTGCCCGGGCCGATGCCATCCGGGCCGAGCTGGTCAAAGCCGCCATCGACGTCGCCCGCATCACCACCGTTGGCCAGCTGCCCGTGGTCGCCAGCAAGACCAATGCTCTGAGAGCTGCCAACACCAAGGTTGAAGTTTCCTTCGTAGAATAA
- the mazG gene encoding nucleoside triphosphate pyrophosphohydrolase — protein sequence MPIKNKTKTNRKRPNGKLSKGKPFYDLVDIFARLRAPGGCPWDRVQSHKSLKPYLIEEAYEVIEAIDENDPEKMKEELGDLLGQIIFHSQMAAEEQRFDIDQVVLGHAEKMKRRHPHVFGQTHARDAKEVLMNWEEIKYQEKKNVRRSALDGIPRRLPALLKAHRIQDKAARLGFDWERIDGAFAKLEEELGEFSRAYNKGNKKEIQDELGDILFTLVNLSRFLKIDPEDALRQTSEKFTRRFKYIEQQLAKTGKTFKQSSLEGLEALWQQAKKQRRFKGN from the coding sequence ATGCCGATCAAAAATAAAACTAAAACAAACCGCAAACGGCCCAACGGCAAACTGTCTAAAGGCAAACCGTTCTACGATCTGGTTGACATCTTCGCCCGCTTAAGGGCTCCGGGCGGCTGTCCCTGGGACCGGGTGCAAAGCCATAAAAGCCTCAAGCCCTATTTGATCGAAGAAGCCTACGAGGTGATCGAGGCCATAGACGAGAACGATCCGGAGAAAATGAAGGAGGAGCTGGGCGACCTTTTGGGCCAGATAATCTTCCATTCCCAGATGGCGGCCGAGGAACAACGCTTTGACATTGACCAGGTGGTCTTAGGCCACGCGGAAAAGATGAAGCGTCGCCACCCCCATGTTTTCGGCCAGACCCATGCCAGAGACGCCAAGGAAGTGTTGATGAACTGGGAGGAGATAAAGTATCAGGAAAAGAAAAACGTCCGGCGCTCGGCCCTGGACGGCATCCCCCGCCGCTTGCCGGCCCTGCTTAAAGCGCACCGGATCCAGGACAAGGCCGCCCGGCTGGGTTTTGACTGGGAGCGCATCGACGGCGCGTTTGCCAAACTGGAGGAGGAACTGGGAGAATTCTCCCGGGCCTACAACAAGGGCAACAAGAAGGAAATCCAGGACGAGCTGGGCGACATCCTTTTTACCTTGGTCAACCTGTCCCGGTTTTTAAAGATCGACCCCGAGGATGCCTTAAGACAGACCTCGGAGAAATTTACTCGGCGGTTCAAATACATCGAGCAGCAGCTGGCCAAGACCGGAAAAACTTTCAAGCAGAGCAGTTTGGAAGGCTTGGAAGCCCTGTGGCAGCAGGCCAAGAAGCAGCGCCGGTTCAAGGGAAACTGA